In Rahnella sikkimica, the following are encoded in one genomic region:
- the fldB gene encoding flavodoxin FldB yields the protein MKIGLFYGSSTCYTEMAAEKIRDILGEELVDLHNIKDVDPDKMEDYSILILGIPTWDFGEIQEDWEAVWNELPTLKLRGKIVAMYGMGDQLGYSEWFLDALGMLYHQLVPLGVRFIGFWPTEGFEFTSPKPLSADGKHFVGLALDDVNQFDLTDERLQQWCEQILLEMDALL from the coding sequence ATGAAAATTGGACTTTTCTACGGTTCCAGCACCTGTTACACCGAAATGGCCGCGGAGAAAATTCGCGATATTTTGGGCGAAGAGCTGGTTGATTTGCACAACATCAAAGATGTTGATCCCGATAAGATGGAAGACTACAGCATCCTGATCCTCGGCATCCCGACATGGGATTTCGGCGAGATTCAGGAAGACTGGGAAGCCGTCTGGAATGAGCTGCCTACGCTAAAATTGCGCGGAAAAATTGTCGCCATGTACGGCATGGGCGACCAGCTCGGTTACAGCGAGTGGTTCCTTGACGCACTTGGCATGCTTTATCATCAGCTGGTTCCGCTGGGCGTTCGCTTCATCGGTTTCTGGCCGACGGAAGGTTTCGAATTCACCAGCCCGAAACCGCTCAGCGCCGACGGTAAGCATTTTGTCGGCCTCGCGCTCGACGATGTAAACCAGTTTGATCTCACCGACGAGCGCCTGCAGCAGTGGTGCGAGCAGATCCTGCTGGAAATGGACGCCCTGCTGTAG
- a CDS encoding CPCC family cysteine-rich protein encodes MSDESLCPCCGEKVFEALGEHDICPNCNWEDDPFQSRNPNRGGGAKKMSLNEAREAFKQGGKVK; translated from the coding sequence ATGAGTGATGAATCCCTGTGCCCGTGCTGTGGTGAAAAAGTATTTGAAGCTTTAGGTGAGCATGACATCTGCCCGAACTGTAATTGGGAGGATGATCCCTTTCAGTCAAGAAATCCAAATCGAGGCGGAGGGGCAAAAAAAATGAGTCTTAACGAAGCCCGAGAGGCTTTTAAACAAGGCGGAAAAGTAAAGTAG
- a CDS encoding colicin E3/pyocin S6 family cytotoxin → MARALVCLGDKTTYGAVLSASSSCYEGNRALALTGDMASCSKCGGVYQIIGTVFDMSEDGKAFVATGDRVLCGCPNNVVFGSTTQYVSPAGEAFSQNAPTETAALKTAAPVSPSAPPVAPVLVFAKSGERGAGNTEAGTTDESHYNFGHLSFGTPAQLETAKPEPEQHAQAAKRKPASGSQKPDTGLPWYKRMFGAKPDAPAQAGMPLAIPVATGGGAELAAAGMNALRGLSHFVGSGAVFVNPVTVGVVGTFYSSKLNAGEDDILADSQLAVLAGKSAPTRIRFQWVNDNYGRLKPVAYHTGADSGLDRVRVRSMERNRFTGNYEFWADGADKPTIVWTPDEVEFKAPANTGNRDEPYLPSTITVLPLPSAGEVGSTSTSLPIPDEKSFDDYILVNLPHGMPPIYIYLSNDHKYYTPPKGTPPLAAFPDAKKAVSKTPIKGGGKLRYRWKDSKSRIYEWDSQHGTVEVYDKSGRNHLGEFDPVTGKQTKPADPTRKVEK, encoded by the coding sequence ATGGCTAGAGCATTAGTTTGTCTGGGAGATAAAACCACGTATGGGGCGGTTTTGTCTGCGTCGTCGTCATGTTACGAAGGTAACCGGGCGCTGGCACTCACGGGGGATATGGCCTCATGCAGCAAGTGTGGCGGGGTTTATCAGATAATAGGAACCGTCTTCGATATGTCGGAGGATGGTAAGGCGTTTGTGGCAACCGGTGACCGCGTTCTCTGCGGATGCCCGAACAATGTCGTTTTTGGCTCCACGACCCAATATGTTTCCCCAGCGGGTGAGGCTTTTAGCCAGAACGCACCAACCGAGACCGCGGCACTAAAAACCGCCGCGCCGGTTTCCCCTTCTGCGCCTCCGGTTGCCCCTGTACTGGTATTTGCAAAATCTGGCGAACGTGGCGCGGGTAACACCGAAGCGGGTACGACAGATGAATCTCACTATAATTTCGGCCACCTGTCGTTTGGTACTCCTGCCCAGCTCGAAACGGCGAAGCCAGAACCAGAGCAACACGCCCAGGCGGCGAAACGTAAACCGGCCAGCGGTAGCCAGAAACCGGACACCGGCTTACCGTGGTACAAACGGATGTTTGGCGCTAAACCTGACGCACCGGCGCAGGCTGGTATGCCGCTGGCAATTCCGGTGGCAACTGGCGGCGGGGCAGAGTTGGCAGCGGCCGGAATGAACGCCTTGCGCGGGCTGAGTCACTTTGTCGGCTCTGGCGCCGTGTTTGTTAACCCTGTCACGGTTGGCGTGGTCGGAACGTTCTATTCCAGCAAACTGAATGCCGGAGAAGACGACATACTGGCGGATAGCCAACTGGCAGTGCTGGCGGGGAAATCGGCACCGACCCGCATCCGGTTTCAGTGGGTGAATGATAACTACGGGCGCTTAAAGCCGGTGGCGTATCACACTGGCGCTGATAGCGGTCTGGATCGGGTGCGTGTGCGCTCGATGGAGCGTAACCGTTTTACCGGGAACTATGAGTTCTGGGCAGATGGTGCGGATAAGCCAACGATAGTCTGGACGCCGGACGAAGTGGAGTTTAAAGCGCCAGCCAATACCGGCAACCGGGACGAACCGTATTTACCTTCGACTATCACAGTACTACCGTTACCAAGCGCAGGGGAAGTAGGCAGCACGTCAACCTCACTGCCGATCCCGGATGAAAAATCGTTTGATGATTACATCCTGGTGAACCTGCCTCACGGTATGCCGCCGATTTATATTTATCTGAGTAATGACCATAAATATTATACTCCACCAAAAGGGACTCCTCCTTTAGCTGCATTCCCAGACGCCAAAAAAGCGGTAAGTAAGACACCTATCAAGGGTGGGGGGAAGCTTCGTTATCGTTGGAAAGACTCAAAAAGCAGAATTTACGAATGGGATTCTCAACATGGAACCGTTGAAGTTTATGATAAAAGTGGGCGTAATCATTTAGGTGAATTTGATCCCGTAACTGGCAAACAAACTAAACCTGCGGATCCCACAAGAAAGGTAGAAAAATAA
- the sdhE gene encoding FAD assembly factor SdhE: MDINNRSRIHWACRRGMRELDISIMPFFEHEYDSLTDADKELFARLLTSDDPDLFNWLMNHGEPKDTELQRMVALIQTRNKARGPVAM; the protein is encoded by the coding sequence CTGGATATCAATAACCGTTCCCGTATTCACTGGGCCTGTCGTCGCGGTATGCGCGAGCTGGATATCTCCATCATGCCGTTTTTTGAACATGAATATGATTCGCTGACCGATGCCGACAAAGAGCTGTTTGCGCGTCTGCTGACCTCTGACGATCCGGATTTGTTCAACTGGCTGATGAACCACGGCGAACCGAAAGACACCGAATTACAGCGTATGGTCGCCCTTATTCAGACTCGAAACAAAGCCCGTGGCCCTGTGGCGATGTGA
- the dsbC gene encoding bifunctional protein-disulfide isomerase/oxidoreductase DsbC, which yields MKKGLMLLTLLAACISSAAHADDAAIKATLNKLGMNNADIQATPVTGLSAVSTDSGVIYITSDGKHVLQGPMYDVSGSQPVNVTNKALVKKLDALQKEMIIYKAKNEKHVITVFTDITCGYCHKLHQQMQDYNDLGITVRYLAFPRQGLNSKTEKDMQSIWCTGNRKTSFDAAMRGDDITQATCKSSDIAKHFELGVQFGVTGTPAIVLEDGTLIPGYQPPKEMAAMLDQRDPSHKTGG from the coding sequence ATGAAAAAAGGTTTAATGCTGCTGACCCTTCTGGCTGCGTGTATAAGCTCCGCGGCGCATGCTGACGATGCTGCAATCAAAGCCACGCTGAACAAGCTGGGAATGAACAACGCCGACATTCAGGCAACGCCGGTCACCGGCCTGAGTGCGGTTTCCACCGACAGCGGCGTCATTTATATCACCAGTGATGGCAAGCACGTTTTACAGGGCCCGATGTACGACGTCAGCGGCAGCCAGCCGGTCAACGTGACCAATAAGGCGCTGGTGAAAAAACTCGATGCGCTGCAAAAAGAGATGATTATCTACAAGGCCAAAAACGAGAAGCATGTGATCACCGTCTTCACGGACATTACCTGCGGCTATTGCCACAAGCTGCACCAGCAAATGCAGGACTATAACGACCTCGGGATTACCGTGCGTTATCTGGCATTCCCGCGTCAGGGGCTGAATTCCAAAACTGAAAAAGATATGCAATCCATCTGGTGTACCGGCAACCGCAAAACCAGTTTTGATGCGGCGATGCGTGGCGATGACATCACGCAAGCGACCTGCAAAAGCAGCGATATTGCGAAACATTTCGAGCTGGGCGTGCAGTTTGGCGTGACAGGGACTCCGGCCATTGTGCTGGAAGACGGGACTTTGATCCCTGGTTATCAGCCGCCAAAAGAAATGGCCGCGATGCTTGACCAGCGTGATCCTTCACATAAAACCGGTGGTTGA
- the prfB gene encoding peptide chain release factor 2 (programmed frameshift) encodes MFEINPVKNRIQDLSERTVVLRGYLDYDAKKERLEEVNAELEQPDVWNEPERAQALGKERSSLEAIVQTIDELLQGAEDVTGLLELAVEADDEDTFNETVAELDVLTGKLEQLEFRRMFSGEYDSASCYLDIQAGSGGTEAQDWASMLLRMYLRWAEARGFKTEVIEESDGEVAGLKSATIKIIGDYAFGWLRTETGVHRLVRKSPFDSGGRRHTSFSSAFVYPEVDDDIAIEINPADLRIDVYRASGAGGQHVNKTESAVRITHIPTNIVTQCQNDRSQHKNKDQAMKQMKAKLYEYEMQKKNADKQQLEDNKSDIGWGSQIRSYVLDDSRIKDLRTGVETRNTQAVLDGDLDKFIEASLKAGL; translated from the exons ATGTTTGAAATTAATCCGGTTAAAAACCGCATTCAGGACCTGTCCGAGCGGACAGTCGTTCTTCGGGGGTATCTT GACTATGATGCCAAGAAAGAACGCCTCGAAGAAGTAAACGCCGAGCTGGAACAGCCGGACGTCTGGAACGAACCTGAACGCGCACAGGCGCTGGGTAAAGAACGTTCCTCACTGGAAGCTATCGTTCAAACTATCGACGAGTTACTGCAGGGTGCCGAAGATGTGACCGGCCTGCTGGAACTGGCTGTTGAAGCCGACGATGAAGACACGTTCAACGAAACCGTCGCTGAACTCGATGTGCTGACCGGCAAGCTGGAACAGCTCGAATTCCGTCGTATGTTCTCCGGCGAATACGACAGTGCCAGCTGCTATCTCGACATCCAGGCGGGTTCCGGTGGTACGGAAGCGCAGGACTGGGCGAGCATGCTGCTGCGTATGTATTTACGCTGGGCTGAAGCCAGGGGCTTCAAAACGGAAGTGATTGAAGAGTCTGACGGCGAAGTCGCAGGCCTGAAATCCGCCACCATCAAAATTATCGGCGACTATGCGTTTGGCTGGCTGCGTACTGAAACCGGCGTTCACCGCCTGGTGCGTAAGAGCCCGTTTGACTCCGGTGGCCGTCGTCATACGTCTTTCAGTTCCGCGTTTGTGTATCCGGAAGTGGACGATGACATCGCAATCGAAATTAACCCGGCAGACCTGCGTATCGACGTATACCGCGCGTCCGGTGCGGGTGGTCAGCACGTCAACAAAACGGAATCTGCGGTACGTATTACCCACATTCCGACCAACATTGTGACCCAATGTCAGAACGACCGCTCCCAGCATAAAAACAAAGATCAGGCCATGAAGCAGATGAAAGCGAAGCTTTATGAGTATGAGATGCAAAAGAAAAATGCGGATAAACAGCAGCTGGAAGACAACAAGTCTGACATCGGCTGGGGCAGCCAGATTCGTTCTTACGTGCTGGATGATTCCCGAATTAAAGATTTGCGTACGGGCGTCGAAACACGAAATACGCAGGCCGTGTTGGATGGCGACCTGGATAAATTCATCGAAGCCAGTTTGAAAGCCGGGTTATAA
- a CDS encoding protein YgfX, producing MALWRCDLRVSWRSQLISLGSYGGVMLLILLAPWPAGYWPVWMTLLLLVLFECIRSQRRITARTGEIILLEDNRLLWRGHEWQIKQPVWMISSGVLLTLRREKRKGGLAQAMRSSRQRLWLASDSMGLDEWRHLRQILLRGDPRSPAEPG from the coding sequence GTGGCCCTGTGGCGATGTGATCTCAGGGTGTCCTGGCGCAGTCAGCTCATTTCACTGGGGTCTTACGGTGGCGTGATGTTACTGATTTTGCTGGCACCCTGGCCTGCAGGCTACTGGCCGGTATGGATGACACTGCTTTTGCTGGTGCTGTTCGAATGCATCCGCAGCCAGCGGCGTATTACGGCCCGAACCGGCGAAATCATCCTGCTTGAGGATAACCGCCTGCTGTGGCGTGGTCATGAATGGCAGATTAAGCAACCGGTCTGGATGATAAGCAGCGGCGTGTTGCTGACGTTGCGTCGTGAAAAACGCAAAGGCGGGTTGGCGCAGGCGATGCGCAGCTCAAGACAGCGGTTATGGCTGGCGTCGGACAGTATGGGGCTGGATGAATGGCGGCATTTGCGCCAGATATTGTTGCGTGGTGATCCCCGCAGCCCGGCTGAACCGGGCTGA
- the lysS gene encoding lysine--tRNA ligase, with product MSEQQQAAQGAENVPDLNNELKARREKLALLRESGIAFPNDFRRDSISDDLHAKYGEKTNEELEALDIHVTVGGRMMTRRIMGKASFVTLQDVGGRIQLYVARDDLAEGIYNEQFKKWDLGDILGATGKLFKTKTGELSIHCSELRLLTKALRPLPDKFHGLQDQEARYRQRYLDLIANDDSRKTFKIRSQIMSGIRSFMVENGFMEVETPMMQVIPGGAAARPFITHHNALDIDMYLRIAPELYLKRLVVGGFDRVFEINRNFRNEGVSPRHNPEFTMMELYMAYADYKDLIVLTETLFRTLTESVLGSSVVQYGEQTFDFGKPFAKLTMREAICKYRPETNVADLDDLAKATAIAESIGIKIEKSWGLGRIVTEIFEETAEAQLIQPTFITEYPAEVSPLARRNDENPEITDRFEFFIGGREIGNGFSELNDAEDQAQRFADQVSAKDAGDDEAMFYDEDYVTALEHGLPPTAGLGIGIDRMVMLFTNSHTIRDVILFPAMRPQTQK from the coding sequence ATGTCTGAACAACAACAAGCCGCTCAAGGCGCAGAAAACGTACCAGATCTTAATAACGAGCTGAAAGCACGTCGTGAGAAGCTGGCTTTACTGCGCGAATCCGGCATCGCTTTCCCTAACGATTTCCGTCGTGACAGTATTTCTGACGATCTGCACGCTAAATACGGCGAAAAGACCAACGAAGAGCTGGAAGCGTTAGACATCCACGTCACCGTCGGTGGTCGCATGATGACCCGCCGTATCATGGGCAAGGCGTCTTTCGTGACCTTGCAGGACGTTGGCGGCCGCATCCAGCTTTACGTTGCGCGTGATGACCTCGCAGAAGGCATCTACAACGAGCAATTCAAAAAATGGGATCTGGGCGATATCCTGGGCGCGACTGGTAAACTGTTCAAAACCAAGACCGGCGAACTGTCGATCCACTGTTCTGAACTGCGTTTGCTGACCAAAGCCCTGCGTCCGTTGCCGGATAAATTCCACGGTTTGCAGGATCAGGAAGCGCGTTACCGTCAGCGTTATCTTGACCTGATTGCCAACGACGATTCCCGTAAAACCTTTAAGATCCGTTCTCAGATCATGTCCGGTATCCGCAGCTTCATGGTGGAAAACGGCTTCATGGAAGTTGAAACCCCGATGATGCAGGTGATCCCGGGCGGCGCAGCAGCGCGTCCGTTCATCACTCACCACAATGCGCTCGACATCGACATGTATCTGCGTATCGCGCCGGAACTGTATCTGAAACGTCTGGTTGTCGGTGGTTTTGATCGCGTGTTCGAAATCAACCGTAACTTCCGTAACGAAGGCGTTTCTCCGCGTCACAACCCAGAGTTCACCATGATGGAACTCTACATGGCGTACGCGGATTACAAAGACCTGATCGTTCTGACCGAAACCCTGTTCCGCACCCTGACTGAATCTGTTCTGGGCAGCAGCGTTGTGCAGTACGGCGAGCAGACCTTCGATTTCGGCAAGCCTTTCGCCAAGCTGACTATGCGTGAAGCTATCTGCAAATACCGTCCTGAAACCAACGTTGCCGATCTTGACGACCTGGCGAAAGCGACCGCGATTGCAGAATCAATCGGTATCAAAATCGAGAAGAGCTGGGGTCTGGGCCGTATCGTGACTGAGATCTTCGAAGAAACCGCCGAAGCGCAGCTGATTCAGCCAACCTTCATTACTGAATACCCGGCTGAAGTTTCTCCGCTGGCGCGCCGTAATGATGAAAACCCTGAAATCACTGACCGTTTCGAATTCTTCATCGGTGGTCGCGAAATCGGCAACGGCTTCTCCGAACTGAATGACGCAGAAGACCAGGCGCAGCGCTTTGCTGACCAGGTTTCTGCGAAAGATGCAGGCGATGATGAAGCGATGTTCTATGACGAAGACTACGTGACAGCGCTGGAACACGGCCTGCCACCGACTGCGGGTCTGGGCATCGGTATCGACCGTATGGTGATGTTGTTCACGAACAGCCACACCATCCGTGACGTGATCCTGTTCCCGGCAATGCGTCCACAAACGCAAAAATAA
- a CDS encoding DUF7683 domain-containing protein produces the protein MIIYTIDLFDKKTEDLALEVNIPEHNLEPIAKIMKWNEEDKMDFINGIAVFSVNKEQAESLSKLFDTIFDTDNYIVQMSAGENNE, from the coding sequence ATGATTATTTACACTATTGATCTGTTTGATAAAAAAACAGAAGACTTAGCTTTAGAGGTTAATATTCCAGAGCATAATTTAGAGCCTATTGCAAAAATAATGAAATGGAACGAGGAGGATAAAATGGATTTTATCAACGGCATTGCTGTTTTTAGCGTAAATAAGGAGCAGGCCGAATCCCTAAGTAAGCTATTTGACACAATTTTTGATACTGATAATTACATTGTCCAGATGTCCGCAGGGGAAAACAATGAGTGA
- the recJ gene encoding single-stranded-DNA-specific exonuclease RecJ, whose translation MTLQTQLRRREVATGVDLPAELSPLLRRLYLARGVKQSKELERSAAGLLPYQQLDGIDTAVKLLQKALSDRMRIIIVGDFDADGATSTALTLLSLRSMGCGNLDYLVPNRFEDGYGLSPEVVEQAASRGAELILTVDNGISSHAGVELAHAKGIQVLVTDHHLPGETLPDAEAIINPNLHGCEFPSKSLAGVGVAFYLMLALRSALRESGWFEQNNLPVPNLAEHLDLVALGTVADVVPLDANNRIMVYQGLNRIRAGKCRAGIRALLEVAGREARTLCASDLGFALGPRLNAAGRLDDMSVGVALLLSEDIGQARALASDLDALNQTRREIEQGMQVEALALCDKLERSTDALPFGLAMYHPEWHQGVVGILASRLKERFNRPVIAFAPAGDGILKGSGRSIAGLHMRDALERIDTLNPGLMMKFGGHAMAAGLSLEEGKFDEFRDRFAELVGEWLDPSHLEGVVWSDGELSAHELTIDTAEMLRNGGPWGQAFPEPTFDGTFRILQQKLLKERHLKLMIEPLGGGPLLDGIAFNIDPTFWPDSSIREVQLAYRLDINEFRGNRSVQLIIEHLWPK comes from the coding sequence GTGACCTTGCAGACTCAACTTCGCCGCCGTGAGGTGGCGACTGGCGTGGATCTCCCCGCTGAACTTTCCCCGTTATTGCGCCGGTTGTATCTGGCCCGTGGCGTTAAGCAGAGCAAAGAACTGGAGCGCAGCGCGGCAGGTTTGCTGCCGTATCAGCAACTTGATGGCATCGATACTGCGGTGAAATTGCTGCAAAAAGCCCTGAGCGATCGGATGCGCATTATTATCGTCGGCGATTTTGATGCCGATGGTGCAACCAGCACGGCGCTCACGCTGCTTTCTTTGCGCAGTATGGGTTGCGGTAATCTGGATTATCTGGTGCCGAACCGTTTTGAAGACGGCTACGGCCTCAGCCCGGAAGTGGTGGAGCAGGCGGCATCGCGCGGTGCGGAGCTGATCCTGACCGTCGATAACGGGATTTCATCGCACGCTGGTGTGGAGCTTGCGCACGCCAAAGGCATTCAGGTGCTGGTTACCGACCATCACCTGCCGGGCGAAACGTTGCCTGACGCCGAAGCAATCATTAACCCCAATCTGCATGGCTGTGAGTTTCCGTCCAAATCTCTGGCGGGCGTGGGCGTCGCGTTTTACCTGATGCTGGCGCTGCGCAGTGCGTTGCGCGAAAGCGGCTGGTTTGAGCAAAACAATCTGCCAGTTCCGAATCTTGCGGAGCATCTGGATCTGGTGGCGCTCGGCACGGTGGCGGACGTTGTGCCGCTCGATGCCAATAACCGCATCATGGTTTATCAGGGGCTTAACCGTATTCGTGCGGGGAAATGCCGGGCCGGTATTCGTGCGCTGCTTGAAGTTGCCGGGCGTGAAGCCCGCACGCTGTGCGCCAGCGATCTGGGTTTCGCGCTCGGGCCAAGGCTCAATGCTGCCGGACGTCTCGATGATATGTCCGTCGGCGTGGCGCTTTTACTCAGCGAAGACATTGGTCAGGCGCGAGCGCTGGCCAGCGATCTGGATGCACTGAACCAGACGCGCCGGGAGATTGAGCAGGGGATGCAGGTCGAAGCGCTGGCGCTGTGCGACAAACTTGAGCGCAGCACCGACGCATTACCGTTCGGGTTGGCGATGTACCATCCGGAATGGCATCAGGGCGTCGTGGGCATTCTGGCCTCGCGCCTGAAAGAACGCTTTAACCGCCCGGTGATTGCGTTCGCGCCAGCGGGTGATGGCATTCTCAAAGGTTCTGGCCGTTCGATTGCCGGTTTGCACATGCGCGATGCGCTTGAACGTATTGATACGCTGAACCCTGGCCTGATGATGAAGTTTGGCGGCCACGCGATGGCGGCAGGTTTGTCTCTCGAAGAAGGCAAGTTCGACGAGTTTCGCGACCGTTTCGCCGAACTGGTCGGCGAATGGCTGGATCCGTCGCATCTTGAAGGCGTGGTCTGGTCGGACGGCGAACTTTCCGCGCATGAGCTGACGATTGATACTGCAGAAATGCTGCGCAATGGCGGCCCGTGGGGGCAGGCATTCCCGGAACCGACGTTTGACGGCACTTTCCGTATCCTGCAACAAAAGCTTTTGAAAGAGCGCCATCTGAAACTGATGATTGAACCGCTGGGTGGCGGCCCGTTACTCGACGGCATCGCGTTTAATATCGATCCGACATTCTGGCCGGACAGCAGCATTCGCGAAGTGCAGCTTGCATACCGTCTGGATATCAATGAATTTCGGGGAAATCGCAGCGTTCAGCTGATCATCGAACATTTGTGGCCGAAATAA
- the xerD gene encoding site-specific tyrosine recombinase XerD produces MPKQDNAGHQEITPEQAAQAVNQADLGLTEQFLDMLWIERNLAENTLSSYRQDLKSLLGWMHHNETDLLHVSAEDLQSFLSERIEGGYKATSSARLLSAMRRLFQYMNRESVRQDDPTALLSSPKLPQRLPKDLSEAQVDALLSSPVVDVPLELRDKAMLELLYATGLRVSELVGLTLSDISLRQGVVRVIGKGNKERLVPMGEEAVYWLENYFEHGRPWLLNGQSLDIVFPSSRAQKMTRQTFWHRIKHYAILAGIDAERLSPHVLRHAFATHLLNHGADLRVVQMLLGHSDLSTTQIYTHVATERLKLLHQQHHPRA; encoded by the coding sequence ATGCCAAAACAAGATAATGCAGGCCATCAGGAGATAACACCTGAACAGGCTGCGCAAGCCGTCAATCAGGCCGATCTGGGCCTGACGGAACAGTTTCTCGATATGCTCTGGATTGAGCGCAATCTCGCAGAAAATACGCTGTCGTCTTATCGTCAGGATCTGAAATCGCTGCTGGGCTGGATGCATCATAACGAGACAGATTTGCTGCACGTCAGCGCCGAAGATTTACAATCTTTCCTGTCGGAACGTATTGAAGGCGGCTATAAAGCGACCAGTTCCGCGCGTTTACTCAGTGCGATGCGTCGCCTGTTTCAGTACATGAACCGCGAATCGGTGCGGCAGGACGACCCGACGGCGCTGCTGTCCTCGCCTAAACTTCCGCAGCGTTTGCCGAAAGATCTCAGCGAAGCACAGGTTGATGCGCTGCTGTCCTCGCCGGTGGTGGATGTCCCGCTCGAACTGCGTGATAAAGCCATGCTCGAATTGCTCTACGCCACCGGTTTGCGTGTTTCCGAACTGGTCGGGCTGACGCTCAGTGATATCAGCCTGCGGCAGGGCGTGGTGCGGGTGATCGGTAAAGGGAATAAAGAACGGCTGGTGCCGATGGGCGAAGAAGCGGTGTACTGGCTGGAGAATTATTTCGAGCACGGCAGGCCGTGGCTGCTGAACGGTCAGTCTCTGGATATTGTCTTTCCCAGCAGCCGGGCGCAGAAAATGACGCGGCAGACATTCTGGCATCGCATCAAACACTATGCGATCCTTGCCGGTATTGATGCGGAGCGGCTATCCCCCCACGTGTTGCGCCACGCATTTGCCACCCACTTGTTAAACCACGGTGCTGATCTCCGCGTTGTGCAAATGTTGTTAGGCCACAGTGACTTATCAACAACTCAAATTTATACCCATGTAGCGACTGAACGACTCAAACTGCTGCATCAACAACATCATCCCCGCGCATGA